In Streptomyces canus, one DNA window encodes the following:
- a CDS encoding endonuclease/exonuclease/phosphatase family protein — protein MTRTPPSVRTVTRRTRPFPQGGSGRGDAAPGVRRAGIRRVFRACSRPGPWKRGPVLAALALLLGLLMLLHAEITDYGGLGSLMETFLPWFGLFVPVLLAGALWRRSASAVVALLLPVTVWLSLFGGLLGDRSHSGGDLVVAGHNVGAGNRDPVGTARDLVASGADVLGLEEITPQARPVYEKALAKAYPYHKVLGTVGLWSRLPLSDVRPVDTEMDAGPLGATKPAAVKLSYNRALRATVATSRGPLAVYVAHLGSVRVMPRTGFWTGSRDRNAKALAKAVAAEPSGRVVLLGDLNGTTDDRAFAGLTSRLRSVQDAAGDGFGFTWPERFPVARIDQILVRGVEPESSWVLPATGSDHRPVAAGISW, from the coding sequence ATGACGCGAACCCCGCCCTCGGTACGGACAGTGACCCGCCGGACTCGCCCGTTCCCACAGGGTGGCTCCGGTCGTGGGGACGCCGCCCCCGGTGTCCGGCGGGCCGGCATCCGTCGAGTGTTCCGCGCCTGCTCCCGGCCGGGTCCCTGGAAGCGCGGCCCGGTGCTCGCGGCGCTGGCGTTGCTGCTCGGCCTGCTGATGCTGCTGCATGCGGAGATCACGGACTACGGGGGTCTCGGCAGTCTGATGGAGACCTTCCTGCCGTGGTTCGGCCTGTTCGTGCCGGTGCTGCTGGCCGGGGCGCTGTGGCGTCGCTCCGCTTCCGCGGTGGTCGCGCTGCTGTTGCCGGTCACGGTGTGGCTGAGTCTCTTCGGCGGGCTGCTCGGTGACAGGTCCCACTCGGGCGGTGACCTCGTCGTGGCCGGCCACAACGTCGGTGCGGGCAACCGCGACCCGGTCGGTACCGCCCGCGACCTGGTCGCCTCCGGGGCGGATGTGCTGGGTCTGGAGGAGATCACCCCGCAGGCGAGGCCGGTGTACGAGAAGGCTCTGGCGAAGGCGTATCCGTACCACAAGGTGTTGGGCACGGTCGGGTTGTGGAGCAGGCTGCCGCTGTCGGACGTCCGGCCGGTGGACACCGAGATGGACGCCGGGCCGCTGGGGGCCACCAAGCCGGCCGCCGTCAAGCTGTCCTACAACCGCGCGTTGCGCGCCACGGTGGCCACGAGCCGGGGTCCGTTGGCGGTGTACGTGGCCCACCTGGGGTCCGTACGGGTGATGCCCAGGACGGGCTTCTGGACGGGCAGCCGGGACCGTAACGCGAAGGCGCTGGCCAAGGCAGTGGCCGCTGAGCCGAGCGGGCGGGTGGTGCTGCTCGGTGATCTGAACGGCACGACGGACGACCGTGCGTTCGCCGGCCTGACCTCGCGGCTGCGCTCGGTCCAGGACGCGGCCGGGGACGGCTTCGGTTTCACGTGGCCGGAGAGGTTCCCGGTGGCGCGGATCGACCAGATCCTGGTGCGCGGTGTGGAGCCGGAGAGTTCCTGGGTGCTGCCGGCCACCGGCAGCGACCACCGACCGGTGGCGGCCGGGATCAGCTGGTGA
- a CDS encoding DUF4037 domain-containing protein: MSTPAFVPGLELSRRFYAEAVGPLLEETAPGIPHSAARIGPGSEVLGYDTPRSADHEWGPRLQIFLRSQDVPRHAERIGHVLSERLPKTFHGWPTHFAPTGETRDIRVMRATDGPVHHRVEVTHVSSWFTDTLGFDPTRAITPAHWLGTPTQRLAEVTAGAVFHDGLHALAPARAALRWYPHDLWLHVLARQWQRLSHEEAFVGRCGEVGDELGSAVVAARQTRHLMRLCLLMDRRYPPYGKWLGSAFAHTAAGDRLTPVLRTALAATDWHDREHHLAAAYETVADLHNQLGLTDRLDPTTRPYHSRPYRVLHAERFAQALTGRIADPSIRELPLPLP; encoded by the coding sequence GTGAGCACGCCCGCCTTCGTCCCCGGCCTCGAACTCTCCCGCCGCTTCTACGCCGAGGCCGTGGGCCCCCTCCTGGAGGAAACCGCCCCGGGGATCCCGCACTCCGCCGCACGCATCGGCCCCGGCTCCGAAGTCCTCGGCTACGACACCCCGCGCTCCGCCGACCACGAATGGGGCCCGCGCCTCCAGATCTTCCTGCGCTCCCAGGACGTCCCGCGCCACGCGGAACGTATCGGACACGTCCTCTCCGAGCGCCTCCCGAAGACCTTCCACGGCTGGCCCACGCACTTCGCGCCCACCGGCGAGACCCGCGACATCCGCGTCATGCGTGCCACCGACGGCCCCGTCCACCACCGCGTCGAGGTCACCCACGTCTCCTCGTGGTTCACCGACACACTCGGCTTCGACCCGACCCGCGCGATCACTCCCGCCCACTGGCTCGGCACCCCCACCCAACGCCTCGCCGAGGTCACCGCCGGAGCCGTCTTCCACGACGGCCTGCACGCCCTCGCCCCCGCCCGCGCCGCCCTGCGCTGGTACCCCCACGACCTGTGGCTCCACGTCCTGGCCCGCCAATGGCAGCGCCTCTCCCACGAGGAGGCCTTCGTCGGCCGCTGCGGCGAGGTCGGCGACGAACTCGGCTCGGCCGTCGTCGCCGCCCGCCAGACCCGCCACCTGATGCGCCTGTGCCTCCTCATGGACCGCCGCTACCCGCCGTACGGCAAATGGCTCGGCAGCGCCTTCGCCCACACCGCTGCGGGCGACCGCCTCACCCCGGTTCTCAGGACCGCCCTCGCGGCCACCGACTGGCACGACCGCGAGCACCATCTCGCCGCCGCCTACGAAACCGTCGCCGACCTGCACAACCAACTCGGCCTCACCGACCGCCTCGACCCGACGACAAGGCCGTACCACTCACGCCCCTACCGCGTCCTGCACGCGGAACGGTTCGCGCAGGCCCTGACGGGACGCATCGCCGACCCGTCGATTCGGGAACTGCCGCTGCCGCTGCCGTAG
- a CDS encoding GNAT family N-acetyltransferase encodes MIRPATPADITAIHALIRELAEYERALEEAKATEEQLHEALFGSRPATFAHVATDDTTDAVIGYAIWFLNFSTWRGVHGIHLEDLYVRPTARGGGHGKALLTALARICVERGYQRLEWSVLNWNTPAIDFYKALGARPQDEWTVYRLTDEALAQASGTP; translated from the coding sequence GTGATCCGCCCCGCCACCCCCGCCGACATCACCGCGATCCACGCCCTCATCCGCGAACTCGCGGAATACGAAAGGGCGCTGGAGGAGGCGAAGGCGACCGAGGAACAACTCCACGAAGCCCTTTTCGGCTCCCGCCCCGCGACCTTCGCGCATGTGGCGACCGACGACACCACCGACGCGGTGATCGGCTACGCGATCTGGTTCCTCAACTTCTCCACCTGGCGCGGAGTCCACGGCATCCACCTCGAGGACCTCTACGTCCGTCCCACGGCCCGCGGCGGCGGCCACGGCAAGGCCCTGCTCACCGCACTCGCCCGCATCTGCGTCGAGCGCGGCTACCAGCGCCTCGAATGGTCCGTCCTGAACTGGAACACCCCCGCGATCGACTTCTACAAGGCCCTCGGCGCCCGCCCCCAGGACGAATGGACGGTCTACCGCCTGACCGACGAAGCCCTCGCACAGGCCTCCGGCACACCGTGA